Proteins encoded within one genomic window of Rhododendron vialii isolate Sample 1 chromosome 1a, ASM3025357v1:
- the LOC131334216 gene encoding uncharacterized protein LOC131334216 isoform X1, with the protein MAATSSSLPITSGGLSLCAAHSSLSNHHSAKVLKWGFRRDEDRKLVTHRSKGQAFRVLANPNVSPSKGRSKKEVIMVDPLEAKRLAAKQMEAIKAREKLKRRRQIEAINGAWAMIGLTAGLVIEGQTGNSILSQVPPFLCSPAFDYVITISAW; encoded by the exons ATGGCGGCCACGTCATCATCACTACCCATAACCAGTGGCGGCCTCAGCTTGTGCGCCGCACATTCATCCCTCTCAAATCATCACTCTGCAAAAGTCCTCAA gtgGGGATTCAGAAGAGATGAAGACAGAAAATTGGTTACTCATAGATCAAAGGGTCAAGCATTTCGTGTCTTGGCAAATCCTAAT gtGTCACCGAGCAAGGGCAGGTCAAAGAAAGAAGTGATTATGGTTGATCCATTGGAAGCCAAAAGGTTAGCTGCCAAACAGATGGAAGCAATTAAAGCAAGAGAGAAACTAAAA CGAAGACGCCAGATTGAAGCAATCAATGGAGCATGGGCCATGATCGGTTTAACAGCAGGCTTGGTCATCGAAGGTCAGACCGGAAATAGTATTCTGTCTCAGGTACCGCCGTTTTTATGCTCACCTGCCTTTGATTATGTGATCACAATATCAGCTTGGTGA
- the LOC131334216 gene encoding uncharacterized protein LOC131334216 isoform X2 has protein sequence MAATSSSLPITSGGLSLCAAHSSLSNHHSAKVLKWGFRRDEDRKLVTHRSKGQAFRVLANPNVSPSKGRSKKEVIMVDPLEAKRLAAKQMEAIKAREKLKRRRQIEAINGAWAMIGLTAGLVIEGQTGNSILSQLVGYWEAIVHFFVR, from the exons ATGGCGGCCACGTCATCATCACTACCCATAACCAGTGGCGGCCTCAGCTTGTGCGCCGCACATTCATCCCTCTCAAATCATCACTCTGCAAAAGTCCTCAA gtgGGGATTCAGAAGAGATGAAGACAGAAAATTGGTTACTCATAGATCAAAGGGTCAAGCATTTCGTGTCTTGGCAAATCCTAAT gtGTCACCGAGCAAGGGCAGGTCAAAGAAAGAAGTGATTATGGTTGATCCATTGGAAGCCAAAAGGTTAGCTGCCAAACAGATGGAAGCAATTAAAGCAAGAGAGAAACTAAAA CGAAGACGCCAGATTGAAGCAATCAATGGAGCATGGGCCATGATCGGTTTAACAGCAGGCTTGGTCATCGAAGGTCAGACCGGAAATAGTATTCTGTCTCAG TTGGTTGGATACTGGGAAGCcattgtccatttttttgtcaGATAG